TGGGACCTGGCCGCGAAGAGGCGCATCTGAGCGCGCTGCAAGCACAGGTCGGCGCGTCCATCGGCGGCGCATTTCCCATCGCCGTTCTGAACCTCAAGGGTGGCGTCGGCAAGACCGTGGTGGTCGAAACGCTCGGCTCGACATTCGCCAGTCTGCGCGGCGACCGGGTCATCGCAGTCGACATCGATTCTGGGGACCTGTCGGATCGGCACGGGCGCCGCAACGCTTTGACCATGGCCGACCTGATCCGGGACCGTACCGTCGCCCGCTACGACGATGTGCGCGCCCACACCTATATGAACAGTGCGGGGCTGGAGGTGCTGGGTCCGCCGGACTACGCGAAAAGCCGTTGGAGCGTCACCCGCCAGGATTTCGTCAAGGCGTACTCGATCCTGCGGAGCTACTACTCCCTGGTATTGGTGGATTGCCCGAAGACGCTGAAGTCCGACCTGATGGAGGCGGTGCTGCGGGAAGCTCGAGCCCTGGTGATCGTCACCAGCACCAGCATCGATGCGGTCCAGAAAACTCGTACCACGCTAGAGTGGTTGAGCAACAACGGATATCGAGGACTGATCGCGTCGACGGTATGTGCAGTCAACCAGGTCGACGGAGCAAAACCGACGCCCTTGGTGGTCAAGGAACTGGAGCAGTTGTCCACTCAAGTCGGTGCCAGCGTGTCGCTGCCATTCGATCGGCATGTGCATCAGGGCAAAGAGATCGGGCTGGACCGGGTCAGTCGACAAACCAGGCGCGCCTACCTGGAACTGGCCGGGGAGCTAGCGCGTATGTTTCCCCGCCGGTAGGCGGCCGACACCGGCCCCAGCGCTGGGTTTCAAGGCGTAATCCGCAACCCACTAGGATCGGTCTCTATGACCGTTGCTGGGGCTGACCTGCTGGATTATGACGAGGTCATCGAACGTTTCGACCCGGTGCTCGGGCTCGAGGTACACGTCGAGCTGTCCACCGCCACCAAGATGTTCTGTGGCTGCGCCACGGCATTCGGCGCCGAGCCCAACACCCAGGTATGTCCGGTGTGCCTGGGCCTGCCGGGTTCGCTGCCAGTGCTCAACCGAACCGCGGTGGAGTCCGCGATCCGGATCGGGCTAGCGCTGAACTGCGAGATCGTGCCGTGGTGCCGGTTCGCCCGGAAGAATTACTTTTACCCGGACATGCCGAAGAACTACCAGATTTCGCAGTACGACGAGCCGATCGCGATCAACGGTTACCTCGACGCCCCGCTCGAAGACGGCACCACCTGGCGGGTTGACATCGAGCGTGCACACATGGAGGAAGACACCGGCAAGCTCACCCATATCGGCAGCGAGACCGGCCGCATCCATGGCGCCACCACCTCATTGATCGACTACAACCGCGCCGGAGTGCCGTTGATCGAGATCGTCACCAAACCCATCGTGGGGGCCGGGAATAGAGCGCCGCAGATTGCGCGTGCCTATGTGACGGCATTGCGAGACCTGTTGCGCTCGCTGGACGTATCCGATGTCCGGATGGATCAGGGCTCGATGCGTTGCGACTCCAATGTTTCGCTGATGGCGAAGGGGGCGGCCGAGTTCGGCACTCGCACCGAGACGAAGAACGTCAACTCGCTCAAGAGCGTCGAGGTGGCCGTGCGCTACGAGATGCAACGCCAGGCAGCCGTATTGCTGGCCGGCGGCCAAATCGTCCAAGAAACCAGGCACTTTCACGAGGCCGGTTACACAAGCCCCGGCCGCGCCAAGGAGACCGCGCAGGACTATCGGTACTTCCCCGAGCCCGACCTAGAACCCGTCGCGCCCAGCCGTGAGCTGGTGGAGCAACTGCGCCAAACGATTCCGGAGCTACCGTGGTTGAGCCGCAAGCGGATTCAGGACGAGTGGGGCGTCTCCGACGAGGTGATGCGCGACCTGGTCAACGCCGGGGCGGTGGAACTGGTGGCCGCGACCGTCAAGCACGGGGCCGCCAGCAGGGAGGCGCGGTCCTGGTGGGGGAACTACCTGGTGCAGAAAGCCAATGAGGCCGGCGTCGGGCTGGACGAACTGGCCATCACGCCGGCTCAGGTTGCCGCGGTGATCGCGCTGGTCGACGAAGGCAAGTTGTCCAACAAGCTGGCCCGCGAAGTGGTGGAAGGGGTGCTGGCCGGGGAAGGGGAACCCGTGCAGGTGATGTCGGCACGGGGTCTGGAACTGGTGCGCGACGACTCAGTGACCCAGGCCGCGGTCGACGAGGCGCTGGCCGCCAATCCTGATGTGGCGGAGAAGATCCGCGGCGGCAAGGTGGCTGCGGCGGGCGCGATCGTGGGTGCGGTGATGAAGGCCACCCGCGGCCAGGCCGACGCGGCTCGGGTGCGAGAACTGGTGCTGGCGGCCTGCGGGCAAGGGTAATTCAGCGCAGCCGATGATCTTGGGCGGCAATGGTTCTGGTCATCTTCCAGTAGTCGACGATCCGCCAGGGCAGCAGCACGTAGACGTTGCCGTCGGCGGCCTTGTACCACGAGTTCTCGATACAGGGATGCCCCCACATCAACGTGGCCATCTCAGCCTGCAACGCTTCGGCGTAGTGTTCGTAGGCGATGGCCGTTGGCTCGATACTGGTATGCCCGCCCTCAATCACGGTGCGCAGTGCCTCGCCGATGTAGCGCATTTGCAGTTCGGACATCAACATGACGCTGCCGGCGTGGGCCAGCCCGGTACCCGGGCCCATCATGATGAAGAAATTAGGAAAGCCGGGAATGGAAACACCGTTGTAGGCGACCGGTTTCCCGTTCCATAGGTCGTGTAGCGCGAGCCCGTCGCGGCCGACGATCTGCATCGGCCACAGCACCTCGTTGGCCCGAAAGCCGGTGGCTAGCACAATCACATCGACTTCGTAACAGCCATTGCCCGTGTAGACCGACGTGGCGTCGATCTCGTGGATCGGGTCACGCACGAGCTCGACGTGCGGGCGGGTCAGACAGCGCAGCCAACTGCCGTTGTCCTGCAGCATCCGCTTGGCCATCGGCGGGTAAGCGGGGGTGACGGCGTCGATCAGTTCGGGATGCTGGCCTAGTTGGCTCTCGATCCACTTGGTGAACACCTCGCGGCGCGCCGCACTGGCTTTGTTTGCGGTGCGTGGAAAGTCGGGCCAGTCGGGGTCGGCGCGCACCAGCTCGAGTAATTGATCGCTGGACTGCCACATCAGCATGAACCGGTACCAGCGGGAGTATCCGGGTAGATGCTCCATCGCCCACCGCTCGCCGGCGGTGACCTTGCTGTGATAGCGAGGGTTGGGTGCCATCCACTGCGGGGTGCGCTGGAAGACCACGAGTTGTTGCACTTCGTCGACGATGGCGGGGCCGATCTGAAAGCCGCTGGCGCCGGCGCCAATCAGTGCGACCCGCTTGCCGGTGAGGTCGACGCTGTGATTCCAACGGGCGGAATGGAACACCGGCCCGGCGAAGTGATCCAGGTTCGGCAGCGCCGGGATGGCCGGACGGTTGAGGATACCGACACTGGAGATCACGGCATTGGCCGACCGCGTCAATTCGGTGCCGTCGGCGGCGCGCATTGTCACGGTCCACCGGGCTTCGGCGTCGTTCCATTCGGCTCTGATCACCTCGTGGCGCCACCGCACATGTTCGCCGATACCGTGTTCTTCCATGAGTTTTCGGAAGTAGGAGTGCAATTCGGGTTGGCGGGTGTAGTAGTCGCTGAACTGGTCATTACGCTCGAACGAATACGAGTAGTAGTGGCTGGCGACGTCGACCCGGCACCCCGGGTAGGTGTTCTCCAGCCAGGTGCCGCCCACGTCGTCGTTCTTGTCGATGACCTCGAACGCGATCCCGGCCTCTTTCAGGCGGATGCCAGCCAGCAATCCGGATTCGCCGCATCCGATCACCAGTACCGAAAAGTTCTCCGGTACCGCAATATTCGGATCCAGGATGATGGCGCGCGGATTGGCGGCGGACAAGTCCAGCTCCTCGGTGTACAGGGCCGCGTAGTCGTCGGGCACCGGGGTGCAGGCAATCCAGTCCATGATCTCGCGGATGGTCGCGGTGTCGGGTGGTTCCGGCGGGGGGCAACCCGCATCGCGCCACGTACAGATAACTTTGATTGCGTCGCGGCGCAATTGGTCTTTGTCGGCCGCGTCGAGGCAGCCCTGGAACTCGTTGACGACGAACTGTCGCGGCCGGATCGGTCCGCGCAACAACGAGACATCACCAGTCAGCTGGACGGCGGAAGCGATCAGCGCCGGCACCGAGACTTGAGTCAGTGCCGCGACGATCGCTGCATCGTCGTCGGTGATCGGTGTGGTGACCAGATGTCGCGCGGGGTCGGGGAGTGGCGTCATGGCAGCCTTTCGGAATGGCACGATTGAGTGTCTAATATGGCACTTATAAGTGTCAATCGTGTGCCCGGGCGTATTCTCGGGCGATGGCCGCCCCCCGCCCCGGATCACTGGCCGACGCCAAGCGGCAGGCGGCAGTTGACCACATCCTGGCTGCCGCGCGACGCCTCGTCCTCGGCAAAGGTCTGGACGTCACCATGGACGACCTGGCCGAAGTGAGCGGGGCCAGCCGTCGCACCCTGTTTCGGCACTTCACCAGCCGCGACAAGCTAATCGCGGCGGCCTTCGACGCCGGCATCGTCGACTACCGACACCAGCTGCCGCGCTTCGAAGGCGACCTGACCAACTGGCTGCGCGAGACTTGCGACAGCGCCCACCGGATGAACGCGACGATCGGCCCCGGCTTCTTCGAGCTAGCGTCGCGCCAGGACCTCTCCCCAGAGCTGGCCGCTGCAGAAACCAAGCGCCTCAACGAGTTTCGGGGAGCGATGACCGATATCTGCGTCACGTTGTGGCGCGCCGGCGGCCACCAAAGCGATCCACCGGCATCGTTGTACACGACTGTCTGCGCCCATCTGAGTCCGCACTTCACCGCAGCGCTGATGATCGATGCGGGGCAAACTTGGGCTGCGGCAGCCGAGTTGGCCTACCTTGCCATCGAGTCTGCGATGCACCGCGCGATTGATTCATGATGGGTGGCGTGACACACGACGGATTGGACCGGCTGACCGAGCAGATGGACACCGCGATCCTGGTGGTGACGACCCAGGCGGATGGCCAACGATCTGGTTGCGTCGTCGGCTTCGCGACCCAGGCCAGCATCAACCCACCGCGACTATTGGTGTGCCTGTCACGCACCAATCACACCTTCGGCGTCGCCGCCCGATCCGACCACCTCGCGGTGCACCTTCTGGCCCACCGCGACATGGCGCTGGCTGAACTTTTCGGTGGCGAAACCGACGATGAGATCGACAAATTCGACCGCTGCACATGGCATCGGGGTCCGCAACAGATGCCGATTCTCACCAACGCGATCGGCTGGCTAGTGGGCAGGACAGTCGAGCGCGTCGAGTTCGGTGACCACGTCGGCTATTTGCTGGCGCCCGTCGACGCCTGGTTTGCCGACAGGGACGACGATCCGCTGCGCTTCTCCGACGTCATGGACATCGATCCCGGCCACGATCCGTAGCGCGTCCCGGCCGGATCACGATTGCGTCCGAAGAATGTCGTAACCGGTGGTCGAGGACGCATCATGGTGTGGTGACCGCAGAACCGTTCGACGACCTGATGTCGATGCTGGACTCCCCGGTGTTCCTGGTGACCACCCAGGCCGACGGTCAGGCGTCGGGCTGCGTGGTCGCCTTCGCCACCCAGACCAGCGTCCAGCCGCCCAGCTTCATGATTGGTCTGCCGTCGCACAGCCCCACCCATCAGGTGGCGTGTCGCTCCGATTTCCTGGCGGTGCACGTGCTGGCACGGCACAAGCAGGTGCTGGCCGAATTGTTCGCACGCCAGGTCGACGGCACCGACACGTTCGCGCACTGCTCCTGGCGCGGCGGACCCGCGGGCATGCCGATCCTCGACGACGCCGCGGCCTGGTTCGTGGCGCGGATATTGAGCCGCAGCGAGGTGGGCGATCACGTCGCCTACCTGCTGGATCCGGTCGCCGCCTGGGCTCCCGAGAGTGCCGAGGAGTTGCTCTATCTGTCCGACCTCGACGAGGACGACCTCGAACCCGGCCAGGAGGCGCCGCAGCGGTTATACGACGGCAAGCGCGCCGACGGGACCGGCCGCTACGGGATGCGCTTCACCCTCGACGTCCCCTGAGTCGCCGGCACTGGCCCGTCAGGTCTTGTCGTCGTTATTGCGTGGGAAGCCGCCACCCTGCGGGAACAACGGGAACACCACGTCGTCGAGCTTCTCGGCGTCGCCGGCGGTTCGATTCACCGTGGCACCCCAGACGTTGCCATCCGGCGACATCCGCAGTGCCCAGGCGTGGGCGTGGCTGTCCTTGCGGACGACGTCGGGCTCGCCGGTCACCGCGCCCGTCTTCGCTGCGAGCCGGACCGCCACGGTCAGCTTGGTGTTGATCAGGTTGACCAGCACCGTCCCGTCCATGGCCGCGCAGCCGGCAACCCCAGGCTTGTCCGGCCAGGTCCACACTGTGGACACCTCGGACTTCTTCGTGATGCGCTGCAACCGGTCGGCGCTGGGCGTGCGATCGGCGACGTAGAGCGAGCCGTCGACAGGATCGATGCACAGGCCGCCACCTGAGCCGATGCCCGACAACGCCGTCGTCGGCGGGGCCTGACCCAGTGTGGTTGGCTGCTCGATGCGTAAAACCTTGCCCGCCAACGAATTGGGGTCAGCAGCCAGCGCCGGATTGCCGGCATCGCCGGTCATCACCACCAGAGTCGTGGGGCTGGTGAAGATCAGCGCTCCGGTGTTGCCCGTCGCGCCCTTGGGGATCCCGGTCAGGATGTCCTTGGGAACGTCGCCCTCGGCGATGCGGATAACCCGATTGTCAGTCGGAGTGCTGACGTAGGCGTACATCAAGCGGTCCTGCGAGAAGGTGGGCGACAGCACGATGTCCATCAGGCCGCCGTCTCCAGACGGATCGACCGGGATGACCATCTTCACCTTGGGCTCGGCACTGACCGAGATCTCCTTGACCGCGCCGGTGGTGCGCTCGGCGACCAGCGCGGTCTTGCTGTCGACGCCCATGATCAAGCCGCTGGTGCTCTCTAGGCAGCCCTGCATCACCCCCGGCGCCGGGCAGGCCTTGGGGAACGGCGTGGGCGGCAACGGCGGCGGCGGAGGAGGTGTCGAGCTGGGCTGGGGCTTGAGTTCCGGGACGGTCGTGAACGGTTGTGACTGGGCGTCGTTGAAGCGTGCGCAGCCGCTCGACACCAGCACCGCCGCGCACAGCGCAGCGAGCGCGCATCGAACCGACCGCCGTATCCGCATGCCCGACAGGCTACCTGTCGGTCATACCGCGACTCGCTGCCAACTGCGCTGCTGAACACCAGGGCGCCCCATCCCGTGGCCACCGACCAACCCACGAGCGGGGGCGGGCATTGCTCGTCGAACTGCGCTGGGGGTCGCAAAAGAACAGGTCACGCCCGACTCCGCTGCGTCTTCTTGTGTCGTCTACCTGGGTCGACGAGCAATTACCCCTTGGCAAACCAAATGCATCTCTACCGAGCTTCCATGCTCGATCAGTGGCCCATGGTCGGCCGAGATCAACAGATCGGCGACATAATGCGCTCGATCGCCGACCAGGCCGTGCGAGGTGTGGCGCTGGCGGGAAAGGCCGGGGTCGGGAAGTCTCGGTTGGCTCGTGAGGCGGTGCGCGAGGCGATCGCCACTGGGTGGAGCGTTCGGAGCATTGCTGCTACGGCGACGAGCCGCTCGATCCCGCTCGGTGCCTTCGCGCAGTGGGCCGGCGACGCGGAGAGCGCGCCGGTTGCGTTGGCGCGCATGGTCGTTGAGAGGTTGACCGAGGGCACCCAACCGGACCGCCTACTGGTCTTCATCGACGATGCGCATCTGCTGGATGATTTGTCCGCTCTGGTCCTGCACCAACTTGTGCACTCGCGTGCTGCCGCGGTGATCGTCACGATCCGTACTGGCGAGGCATCCCCGGCCGCGGTGACGGCGCTTTGGAAGGACGGCCTACTGCGCCGACATGAACTAGAACCGTTCACCCGCAACGAGATTGACGCCCTATTGGTGGCGACGCTAGGGGCGGTTCCGGATCGGCCGTGCGCGGAGAGGCTGTGGCATCTCACCGAGGGAAACGTGCTCTTCTTGCGTCAGCTCGTCGAACAGGAGTGCCGAGCGGGACGGATGACAGTCCTCGATGGCGACGTTCGTTGGCTCGGCAACACTGCCATCTCCGGATCCCTCGCCGAAGTAGTGGACGCGCAGATCGGCGCAATCCCCGCCGACGTTTGCGACGTGGTGGATCTGGTGGCCATCTCCGAACCCGCCGACTGGGACTGCCTGCGGCTGATTACCGAGCAGGCCGCCATCGAAGACGCCGAGCAGCGTGAACTGATCCGCACGGTGCAAGGCGAGATCTACGTCGGTCACCCGCTGTACGCCGAGGTCCGGCTGAATCGGTGCGGCCCCTCGCGGCTGCGCCGTCTGCGTGGGCAGATGGCCACCGCGATGAAGGACGGCGGAGGTGCCGCAAAGGTGGTCAAGCCGGGACTGCTGTGGTTGGAATCCGACCTGCCACCCGAGCCGGAGGTGCTGCTGGCGGTGGCCACCGCCGCGAGTTCCCTGCTGGACTTCGAGACGGCGGAGCGGCTCTTCACCGCTGCCGCCGCAACCGGAATCGGTGCGCAGGCCCGAATCCCCCTCGCCTATTCGCTGTTCATGAGGGAAAAAGGTGAGCTTGCGTTGGAGGTGCTCGACGGCGTGGAAGTCGACGCCGCGACGGAATCCGCCTTCATCAACGACGTAATAATGCGTGCATCCAACCTGCTGTGGGGAATGCGCTCACCGGAGCGGTCTTGGCGGCAGATCGACGAGGGGCTCAAGACCGCCCGCAGAACGCGACGCCAACAGTTGCTGGTGTTCCGGGCCAATCAGTTCGCGCTGGCGGCCAGGCCGCGTGAGGTTCTAGAGACCATGGCCGATGTCGATTACCGGGATATCGATCAGTACGGCGCGGCGATGGCGTACGGCGCCGAGAGCATGGCCTACGGCGAACTTGGTCAACCCGATCAAGCCGCGGCGAGGGTAATGGAGGGTGATCTGGCGCTTCGGCTGAGCGAGCAGGGCAAATTCCTCCGCCAGCCGTTGGCCGAATTCCACACGTTCGCTCTGGCGGCGGCGGGACGCATCGGCGAAGCAATCGAGGTGGCCGAACGGCACTTCCGTGCCCAACGTGAGGAACCGGCAGACGTACGAGCGGTGGCCGCGGAGATTTTCGGCATGGTGATGCTGGCTAGCGGTGACCTTGACGCAGCCCTGCGTTACCTGCCCGAGAGTCAAGGTGGCACCGGTGGTCGGAGCACCGGCGTCGCCAGCCAAGGCGGCACCGGCGGTCAAGGTGGCACCGGCGGCGACGGCGGCACCGGTCTGGTCACCGGCGGCATTGGCGGCGATGGCGGAACCGGCGGGACGGGCGGAGCGGGCTCCTACGGAGCTGGCGGTTTGGGCAGCTACGGCGGCGGGGGGAATGCTGGCAGCGGACCCTCCGGTGTCTCCGGAGGCGCCGGCGGGTCCGGCGGCTCGCAGGGTTCCGGCGGCGGCGGTGGGGGCGGCGTAAGCACCACCGTCACCGGGGGCAGCCCGCAAGCGGTGGCGGTCGGACCCAACGGCAACGTCTATATTGCTGACACCACCGGCAAGGCTGGGGGCCACACGGTTGACGTGTACGACCCCACTCAAGGCGCGATCGTCGACATCATCCAGGTTGGAAACGGCCCGACGTGGATAGCAATCAACCCGGCGACAGGCAACGTCTACGTCACCAACCTGAACTCCGGAACGCTATCCGTAATCGACTCCGGCGACAACGTCATCGCTACCGTCCCCATCGGCCCGATCTTCGGGTCCTCTTTCCCATACGGGGCGGCAGTCAGTTCGGCCAATGGCGACGTCTACGTCGCCAGCCACATCACCAACCCCACCACGATTTCGGTGATCAACCCCGCCACCAACACCATCACCGCCACCGTCGGCGTGGGGGCCGGAGCCTCGCCGATCGGGCTAGCCGTCAGCCCCACCAGCCCTCACGCCGGCTTCATCTACGTCGCTAACTCGGCCGCCGACACGGTGTCGGTGATCAACCCGGCGACCAACGCCGTCGTTGCCACCGTCCCGGTCGGCGACACCCCGGTGAGTGTGGCGATCAGCGGGACGGGCCCCTGGGCGGGCGACGTCTTCGTCACCAATCAGGTCAGCGGCACGGTGTCGGTGATCGACTCCGCAACCAACACCGTGATCGCCACCGTCCCGGTCGGCAGCCTTCCGGAGGGGGTGGCGGTCAGCGCCGCCGGCCCTTCCGCGGGCGAAGTCTTCGTCACCGGCCGCAATGGCACACTGACGATCCTCAGTTGAGTCCGAATGGACGGCGATGCGAAGACGCGACGCTGCGGTCAATGGCCGTGCCGCGCCAATAAAGGGCCGCCCAATCGGTCCGGGAAAGTTGGCCGCCGCGTCCATTCGAACCGTCGATCGGCCGAACTGCGGATTTAACAAGCAGAAGCGCCGCTCAAATCCCAGATTCAGGCCAAAATGCCCTTACCCTGACACCCGTGACCAGTTCGAAAGACTCACCATGGCAGCGGCCGGATGGCTCATTCGGCCCCACCCCGGGACGTCCCGCATCGGCGAGCCTGGTTGATCCCGAAGACGACCTGACTCCGGCTGGCTACTCAAGCAGCTTCGGCAACACCGGAACCACCACGATCATCCCGCCCCTGGATGCCGGTGACGCCGGCGGCGCCGGATATCACCTGCTCGACGCGCAGGAACCGTTGCCCTATGTGCAACCACAGGCGGCCGCGCGGCCGATTCCGGCGGCGCCGGCTGCCGTCGACATCGACGACGAGGAAGATCGATTCCGGGCCGCGGGACGACGCGGCACTCAGAATCTCGGCTTGCTGATCCTGCGGATCGGGCTGGGCGCGGTCCTGATCGCCCACGCTCTGCAGAAGCTTTTCGGCTGGTGGGGCGGCTCGGGTCTGCACAGCTTCAAGAACTCGCTGACCGATGT
The nucleotide sequence above comes from Mycobacterium vicinigordonae. Encoded proteins:
- a CDS encoding MinD/ParA family ATP-binding protein, producing MSNRGRVRGTLEQAPKPVWREPHAWWVNVDTGAATEPQPCRRDRQMPSLGASQPPPTAAASAPPTLAPPAPAVTPPPIRRERGGLALDGVERLTVRDPSHRSWRDCISRYAGIDLGPGREEAHLSALQAQVGASIGGAFPIAVLNLKGGVGKTVVVETLGSTFASLRGDRVIAVDIDSGDLSDRHGRRNALTMADLIRDRTVARYDDVRAHTYMNSAGLEVLGPPDYAKSRWSVTRQDFVKAYSILRSYYSLVLVDCPKTLKSDLMEAVLREARALVIVTSTSIDAVQKTRTTLEWLSNNGYRGLIASTVCAVNQVDGAKPTPLVVKELEQLSTQVGASVSLPFDRHVHQGKEIGLDRVSRQTRRAYLELAGELARMFPRR
- the gatB gene encoding Asp-tRNA(Asn)/Glu-tRNA(Gln) amidotransferase subunit GatB, which produces MTVAGADLLDYDEVIERFDPVLGLEVHVELSTATKMFCGCATAFGAEPNTQVCPVCLGLPGSLPVLNRTAVESAIRIGLALNCEIVPWCRFARKNYFYPDMPKNYQISQYDEPIAINGYLDAPLEDGTTWRVDIERAHMEEDTGKLTHIGSETGRIHGATTSLIDYNRAGVPLIEIVTKPIVGAGNRAPQIARAYVTALRDLLRSLDVSDVRMDQGSMRCDSNVSLMAKGAAEFGTRTETKNVNSLKSVEVAVRYEMQRQAAVLLAGGQIVQETRHFHEAGYTSPGRAKETAQDYRYFPEPDLEPVAPSRELVEQLRQTIPELPWLSRKRIQDEWGVSDEVMRDLVNAGAVELVAATVKHGAASREARSWWGNYLVQKANEAGVGLDELAITPAQVAAVIALVDEGKLSNKLAREVVEGVLAGEGEPVQVMSARGLELVRDDSVTQAAVDEALAANPDVAEKIRGGKVAAAGAIVGAVMKATRGQADAARVRELVLAACGQG
- a CDS encoding NAD(P)/FAD-dependent oxidoreductase; this encodes MPFRKAAMTPLPDPARHLVTTPITDDDAAIVAALTQVSVPALIASAVQLTGDVSLLRGPIRPRQFVVNEFQGCLDAADKDQLRRDAIKVICTWRDAGCPPPEPPDTATIREIMDWIACTPVPDDYAALYTEELDLSAANPRAIILDPNIAVPENFSVLVIGCGESGLLAGIRLKEAGIAFEVIDKNDDVGGTWLENTYPGCRVDVASHYYSYSFERNDQFSDYYTRQPELHSYFRKLMEEHGIGEHVRWRHEVIRAEWNDAEARWTVTMRAADGTELTRSANAVISSVGILNRPAIPALPNLDHFAGPVFHSARWNHSVDLTGKRVALIGAGASGFQIGPAIVDEVQQLVVFQRTPQWMAPNPRYHSKVTAGERWAMEHLPGYSRWYRFMLMWQSSDQLLELVRADPDWPDFPRTANKASAARREVFTKWIESQLGQHPELIDAVTPAYPPMAKRMLQDNGSWLRCLTRPHVELVRDPIHEIDATSVYTGNGCYEVDVIVLATGFRANEVLWPMQIVGRDGLALHDLWNGKPVAYNGVSIPGFPNFFIMMGPGTGLAHAGSVMLMSELQMRYIGEALRTVIEGGHTSIEPTAIAYEHYAEALQAEMATLMWGHPCIENSWYKAADGNVYVLLPWRIVDYWKMTRTIAAQDHRLR
- a CDS encoding TetR/AcrR family transcriptional regulator, encoding MAAPRPGSLADAKRQAAVDHILAAARRLVLGKGLDVTMDDLAEVSGASRRTLFRHFTSRDKLIAAAFDAGIVDYRHQLPRFEGDLTNWLRETCDSAHRMNATIGPGFFELASRQDLSPELAAAETKRLNEFRGAMTDICVTLWRAGGHQSDPPASLYTTVCAHLSPHFTAALMIDAGQTWAAAAELAYLAIESAMHRAIDS
- a CDS encoding flavin reductase family protein, giving the protein MGGVTHDGLDRLTEQMDTAILVVTTQADGQRSGCVVGFATQASINPPRLLVCLSRTNHTFGVAARSDHLAVHLLAHRDMALAELFGGETDDEIDKFDRCTWHRGPQQMPILTNAIGWLVGRTVERVEFGDHVGYLLAPVDAWFADRDDDPLRFSDVMDIDPGHDP
- a CDS encoding flavin reductase family protein codes for the protein MSMLDSPVFLVTTQADGQASGCVVAFATQTSVQPPSFMIGLPSHSPTHQVACRSDFLAVHVLARHKQVLAELFARQVDGTDTFAHCSWRGGPAGMPILDDAAAWFVARILSRSEVGDHVAYLLDPVAAWAPESAEELLYLSDLDEDDLEPGQEAPQRLYDGKRADGTGRYGMRFTLDVP
- a CDS encoding PQQ-dependent sugar dehydrogenase, translating into MRIRRSVRCALAALCAAVLVSSGCARFNDAQSQPFTTVPELKPQPSSTPPPPPPLPPTPFPKACPAPGVMQGCLESTSGLIMGVDSKTALVAERTTGAVKEISVSAEPKVKMVIPVDPSGDGGLMDIVLSPTFSQDRLMYAYVSTPTDNRVIRIAEGDVPKDILTGIPKGATGNTGALIFTSPTTLVVMTGDAGNPALAADPNSLAGKVLRIEQPTTLGQAPPTTALSGIGSGGGLCIDPVDGSLYVADRTPSADRLQRITKKSEVSTVWTWPDKPGVAGCAAMDGTVLVNLINTKLTVAVRLAAKTGAVTGEPDVVRKDSHAHAWALRMSPDGNVWGATVNRTAGDAEKLDDVVFPLFPQGGGFPRNNDDKT
- a CDS encoding AAA family ATPase, with the translated sequence MLDQWPMVGRDQQIGDIMRSIADQAVRGVALAGKAGVGKSRLAREAVREAIATGWSVRSIAATATSRSIPLGAFAQWAGDAESAPVALARMVVERLTEGTQPDRLLVFIDDAHLLDDLSALVLHQLVHSRAAAVIVTIRTGEASPAAVTALWKDGLLRRHELEPFTRNEIDALLVATLGAVPDRPCAERLWHLTEGNVLFLRQLVEQECRAGRMTVLDGDVRWLGNTAISGSLAEVVDAQIGAIPADVCDVVDLVAISEPADWDCLRLITEQAAIEDAEQRELIRTVQGEIYVGHPLYAEVRLNRCGPSRLRRLRGQMATAMKDGGGAAKVVKPGLLWLESDLPPEPEVLLAVATAASSLLDFETAERLFTAAAATGIGAQARIPLAYSLFMREKGELALEVLDGVEVDAATESAFINDVIMRASNLLWGMRSPERSWRQIDEGLKTARRTRRQQLLVFRANQFALAARPREVLETMADVDYRDIDQYGAAMAYGAESMAYGELGQPDQAAARVMEGDLALRLSEQGKFLRQPLAEFHTFALAAAGRIGEAIEVAERHFRAQREEPADVRAVAAEIFGMVMLASGDLDAALRYLPESQGGTGGRSTGVASQGGTGGQGGTGGDGGTGLVTGGIGGDGGTGGTGGAGSYGAGGLGSYGGGGNAGSGPSGVSGGAGGSGGSQGSGGGGGGGVSTTVTGGSPQAVAVGPNGNVYIADTTGKAGGHTVDVYDPTQGAIVDIIQVGNGPTWIAINPATGNVYVTNLNSGTLSVIDSGDNVIATVPIGPIFGSSFPYGAAVSSANGDVYVASHITNPTTISVINPATNTITATVGVGAGASPIGLAVSPTSPHAGFIYVANSAADTVSVINPATNAVVATVPVGDTPVSVAISGTGPWAGDVFVTNQVSGTVSVIDSATNTVIATVPVGSLPEGVAVSAAGPSAGEVFVTGRNGTLTILS
- a CDS encoding DoxX family protein codes for the protein MTSSKDSPWQRPDGSFGPTPGRPASASLVDPEDDLTPAGYSSSFGNTGTTTIIPPLDAGDAGGAGYHLLDAQEPLPYVQPQAAARPIPAAPAAVDIDDEEDRFRAAGRRGTQNLGLLILRIGLGAVLIAHALQKLFGWWGGSGLHSFKNSLTDVGFQHADILAYVSAGGELVAGVLLVLGLFTPVAAAGALAFLINGLLASASVRPHTHTFTYFLPDGHEYQISLIVMAVAVILAGPGRYGLDAGRGWASRPFIGSFVALLTGIAAGIAVWVLLNGVNPMA